Sequence from the Thermocoleostomius sinensis A174 genome:
GAGCCGATGAGTTAATCAAACTTTGGCGTAAGCGAGCATCGGGAAACGTCGTTAATTAGTTCCAGTAGATCACAAAATATCCGAGAACGGCGTAGCATCAAGACACACCCATTACCATCAAATCTCGACCGAAAATTCGACAGTGTCCTGTGATTTGCACATTAACAGCCCGAAACTTATTGTTTGGTGAGGTTCCAGACCTACGCAAGTAGAGAGCACTAGAACCGAGACGCAAGGGTGAGTGTCCCCGAACCTTACCATCTGTTGCAAAGCCAACACAGGATTGCTTGCAACCACTACGATTGTCTCCTATACCCTTTCTGGGAGCTAGTGCATAATGAACGATGTTCCACCTGAGCAGATCCTGTGGTACACGGTTGACACCGATCGGGCAGTTGAGGTACTCAAAAGCGATCGACAAACGGGATTAATGCCCGAACAAATTGCCAGACGGCAAGCCCAGTATGGCCCGAATGAACTCCAAGACATGGGAGGGCGAAGTTCTTGGGCGATTTTGATTGATCAGTTTAAAAACATCATGCTGATCATGCTGATAGCTGTGGCCATTATCTCTGGCGTGCTAGATCTGCTAGATTTCCGAGCCAAGACGATACCCGGCGACATTCCCTTTAAAGATACGGTGGCAATTTTGGCGATCGTCATTCTCAATGGCATTTTGGGCTATGTGCAAGAAAGCCGTGCCGAAAAAGCTCTGGCGGCCCTCAAAAGCTTGTCATCCCCCAGAGTACGAGTCATTCGCGATGGCAAAACTAGCGAAATTGCGGCTGAAGCGTTGGTTCCGGGTGATCTGATGTTGCTAGAAACGGGAGGACAGGTAGCAGCCGACGGGCGCTTGCTAGAGGCATTTAATTTACAGGTACGAGAAGCGGCACTAACCGGGGAATCTCAGGCAGTAACAAAGCAGCCGCAGATATGCTTGCCAGAAGATACTGCCATTGGCGATCGAGTAAACCTGGTATTTCAAGGAACAGAAGTGGTGCAGGGGCGCGGTACGGTGTTAGTGACCAATACGGGAATGCAGACCGAACTGGGCAAAATTGCCACGATGCTGCAAACGGTAGAAACCGAACCAACTCCGCTTCAGCAGCGCATGGACCAACTGAGCCAAGCTCTTGTCACTGGATCGCTGATTTTGGTGGCGATCGTGGTGGCAGGTGGGTTAATCCTGTCAGGCTGGCAAAATTTCAGAGACTTGTTGGAGGTGTCTCTGAGCATGGCGGTGGCTGTTGTACCCGAAGGACTTCCAGCCGTGATCACCGTGACGTTAGCGTTGGGAACTCAGCGAATGGTGCGCCGTCATGCCCTAATTCGCAAATTGCCCGCCGTAGAAACCCTGGGGTCTGTTACCCATATTTGCTCCGACAAAACTGGAACCCTGACCCAAAACAAAATGGTGGTGCAAGCGGTGCATCCGATCACAGGCTCCTTTCGAGTCAGTGGGGATGGCTACGCGCCAGAGGGAGAATTTTACTCGGTTGAAACCTCCTCCAAGTCAACCGATCGCCCCATTACAGTTCAGGATCATCCCGATCTACATTTGCTATTACTAGCCTGCGCCTTGTGCAACGATGCTGCCTTACAAAAAGAAAAAGGTGATTGGATGATTTTGGGAGATCCCACTGAAGGGGCACTGTTGACCGTGGCGGGCAAAGCCGGACTGCAACGCGATCAGTGTGCGTTCCAATTACCACGTGTAGCCGAAATTCCGTTTACCTCCGAACGCAAACGCATGAGTGTGGTGGTAGAAAGAATGAAAGCGGAAAGCAGCAGGACAACTATAATTCCTCAGTTAATCATTCCTCATTCTTCATCTCCTTCATCCCTCATCCTTTTCTGCAAAGGTTCTCCCGAACTTATCCTAGAGCACTGTCAGTACATGCAAAGGGGCGATCGAATAGAGCCATTGCAATCAGCACAACGCGATCGGATCTTATCCCATAACAATCAGTTGGCAAGTTGCGGGTTGCGCGTGTTGGGCATGGCCTATAAGCCGCTAGAGACATTGCCCTCTGAGATGGGTGAAGACGAAGCAGAACAAGATTTAGTGTGGTTGGGTCTGGTGGATATGCTGGATGCGCCGCGATCGGAGGTGCAAGAGGCAGTCGCTCGCTGTCGTACGGCGGGTATTCATCCCATCATGATTACGGGCGATCATCAACTGACAGCCTGTGCCATTGCCGAAGCATTGGGGATTGCAAAAACCGGCGACGAAATTTTAACTGGACGAGATTTGGAAAAAGCAAGTCCTACGGAATTGGAAGCCCATGTTGATCGGGTATGTGTCTATGCACGGGTGGCTCCTGAACATAAGTTACGCATTGTGCAAGCCTTACAGCGCCGTCGCAATATCGTGGCAATGACTGGGGATGGCGTCAACGATGCACCTGCTTTGAAACAAGCCGACATTGGCATCGCCATGGGTATCACAGGCACAGATGTCAGCAAAGAAGCCAGTGACATGGTGTTGTTGGATGATAATTTTGCCACGATCGTGGCGGCCGTGGAAGAAGGCCGGGTCGTGTATACTAACATTCGCCGCTTCATCAAGTACATCCTGGGATCAAACATTGGGGAAGTACTGACGATCGCTGCTTCACCCTTGCTAGTAGCATCAGGAGGGGTTCCCCTAACACCTTTGCAAATTCTGTGGATGAATTTAGTCACCGATGGTTTGCCGGCATTAGCGCTCGCCGTGGAACCCGCAGAACCCAATGTGATGAAGCGTCCGCCGCATGATCCAAGCGAAAGCATTTTTGCCCGAGGACTAGGAGCCTACATTCTTCGGATTGGCGTGGTATTGTCGATCATTACCATTGCGCTAATGGTGTGGGGATACAACTATACCTTAACAACCTATGGAGTTGAAGATCAACGCTGGAAAACCATGGTGTTTACAACACTGTGTTTGTCGCAAATGGGGCATGCCATGGCAATTCGATCGAATAGCCGCATGACGATAGAACTCAATCCACTTTCCAACCCATTTCTATTAGTTGCAGTTGGGTTAACCACCATGCTGCAACTTCTGCTCGTTTATGTAGAACCGCTGCGTAACTTCTTTGGCACCCACTACTTAACTCCTATGGAACTAGCTGTGTGTCTAGGGTTTAGCGTGTTGCTGTTTACCTGGATCGAACTAGAAAAACTAGTGATGCGATTTTTGTTCAAGCGCAAGATTGAGGATTAGTTTTCTGATGAATTCAGATCGAGTTCTAATTAGCAGGAGAGCAGTTAGCTCAGAAGACAATGCAGAAGGGTGAAGCGTATACCCTGATTCGTAATCTTATCTGGCAGCTTATTTAGCGGCTTACTTGGCGGCAAAATTTTCTTTGCCAATGACTCCAGGTAAACTAGAACGGCGAAATTGCGATACACGCTTTGACGGTTCACTAGAGCGAGTTTTATAAAAAATCGCTTCAAATTCCTCTTGTAGATCTTTAAAGATCCATAAATCCTTTTCGCGAGAGTAATAGCTTTGTTTCTTGATAGTTTTAACTAAGGTTTCATAGGCATCACAAATTTGCGGTGATTTCTTAGAAATGTCAGTTTTATACGGATGGAAGTAAAGCTGTCCGCTATGCGTTTCAGGACGAGGACGCGAAAATTGAATGAATTCTTGGGCAAAGATGCGCACACGAGGTGGTTGAGCATACCCAAGCGCCAATTGGGAAGGAATTCCGGTAGGGAATACAGTCAGTCCCAACGTTTGAGCCATTTCAAGAATGCGAGCCTCTGCAACCTGCGTATGAAAGAAGCGAAGTTGGCGTCCCATAGTTCTATTTAGATAATGGACAGTATTTTTTGCTGGAATTAATTCCGAGCGATAGGCAATGCAATAAACCATTGCTGTCATTATTCAGCCTAGCGTGCCTTCAGTGATTTGCTGCACATTGCTCGCTAGTTTAGTCTTAGTTTTACAAAGATGGGATAAGACCGATCGTTCCCTTCACATTTAGAAGTGAGGAGTCAGGATAAAGGGTAAAAGCGGCTCCATTGAGCTAGCGGAATCCTATGATCCCAGCAAAAACTCATTGACAATGCTCCAATCGTTAGCATGTGCCGTTTTCTGGCGAGTAGTAATGTAATCTGCTAGATAGGTTGCATCTCGGGCAATCCCTGAAAACCGCCCCGATCCCCACGTGTAGAGCCACGGTAGCCCCAAAAAGTACAGTCCGCGTACCGAGGTGACACCGCGATCGTGCCCTGGATAGCCTTTGCCATCAAATACTGGAACGTCAACCCAGCTAAAATCGGCGTGATAGCCCGTACACCAAACGACAGCGCCAATATTGGCCTCGTCCAAAGCGAGGCTCAAAGCGGGGGATTCTGGCTGCCAGACAGGCTGATAGGGCGGCTCGGTGGGGGCATCAATCTGATGCGTTTCGATAAACCGATCAATTGTGTTCTTAATGCTTTCAGCCACGGCATCGGCTTGATCGAGATTCTGTTGCAAATCGTCCCAAAACTCCAATCTTCCTCGATGAATGGTTTTCAGCCGCCCATGCAGTTGCATTCCCTGCAAGGCAAATTCCCGCAAATCAATTTCGCGGCCGCCGTCTCGTCCTGTGACATAATGATTAGCTTTTGTCCGCACTTTCTCCTTTTGAGGATGTTCATCGATCGACAGATCGTAGTATCCCATCTGATCAAGCCAATCAACCACATCCTTGCCTCGATAGCGTCTGGGCGATCGCGGGGCCCCACCTACACAAAGGTGAACTTGCTTGCCTGCCAGATGCAAATCCTCAGCAATCTGACAACCTGACTGTCCCGTGCCAACGACCAATACTGCCCGATCGGGTAAGGACTGCGGGTTTTTATACTGCGAAGAGTGTAGCTGAACAACCTCCTCAGGCAGCCGTTCTGCAATCGATGGAATCTTAGGACGATGATAGCCACCTGTTGCAATCACCACTTGCTCGGCTGTGTACTGCCCGATCGACGTAGCAACGTGAAAAAGCTCTTGCGTTTTGTCCTTACTGACCCCTAGTACCTCCACGCCTTCTTTAATTGGTGGAGCAAAAGAGGCGGCATAGGACTCAATATACCGAACAATTTCATCCCGCTTCATAAACCCATTGGGATCGTCGCCAGAATAGGGATAGTTTGGAAGCTGGCATTGCCAATTCGGAGTGACTAGACAAAACGAGTCCCATCGATACGTGCGCCATGAATGGGCAATTTGGTG
This genomic interval carries:
- a CDS encoding cation-translocating P-type ATPase; its protein translation is MNDVPPEQILWYTVDTDRAVEVLKSDRQTGLMPEQIARRQAQYGPNELQDMGGRSSWAILIDQFKNIMLIMLIAVAIISGVLDLLDFRAKTIPGDIPFKDTVAILAIVILNGILGYVQESRAEKALAALKSLSSPRVRVIRDGKTSEIAAEALVPGDLMLLETGGQVAADGRLLEAFNLQVREAALTGESQAVTKQPQICLPEDTAIGDRVNLVFQGTEVVQGRGTVLVTNTGMQTELGKIATMLQTVETEPTPLQQRMDQLSQALVTGSLILVAIVVAGGLILSGWQNFRDLLEVSLSMAVAVVPEGLPAVITVTLALGTQRMVRRHALIRKLPAVETLGSVTHICSDKTGTLTQNKMVVQAVHPITGSFRVSGDGYAPEGEFYSVETSSKSTDRPITVQDHPDLHLLLLACALCNDAALQKEKGDWMILGDPTEGALLTVAGKAGLQRDQCAFQLPRVAEIPFTSERKRMSVVVERMKAESSRTTIIPQLIIPHSSSPSSLILFCKGSPELILEHCQYMQRGDRIEPLQSAQRDRILSHNNQLASCGLRVLGMAYKPLETLPSEMGEDEAEQDLVWLGLVDMLDAPRSEVQEAVARCRTAGIHPIMITGDHQLTACAIAEALGIAKTGDEILTGRDLEKASPTELEAHVDRVCVYARVAPEHKLRIVQALQRRRNIVAMTGDGVNDAPALKQADIGIAMGITGTDVSKEASDMVLLDDNFATIVAAVEEGRVVYTNIRRFIKYILGSNIGEVLTIAASPLLVASGGVPLTPLQILWMNLVTDGLPALALAVEPAEPNVMKRPPHDPSESIFARGLGAYILRIGVVLSIITIALMVWGYNYTLTTYGVEDQRWKTMVFTTLCLSQMGHAMAIRSNSRMTIELNPLSNPFLLVAVGLTTMLQLLLVYVEPLRNFFGTHYLTPMELAVCLGFSVLLFTWIELEKLVMRFLFKRKIED
- a CDS encoding MSMEG_0569 family flavin-dependent oxidoreductase; the protein is MSNHYSVIIVGGGQAGLSMSYCLKERGIDHLIFEKHQIAHSWRTYRWDSFCLVTPNWQCQLPNYPYSGDDPNGFMKRDEIVRYIESYAASFAPPIKEGVEVLGVSKDKTQELFHVATSIGQYTAEQVVIATGGYHRPKIPSIAERLPEEVVQLHSSQYKNPQSLPDRAVLVVGTGQSGCQIAEDLHLAGKQVHLCVGGAPRSPRRYRGKDVVDWLDQMGYYDLSIDEHPQKEKVRTKANHYVTGRDGGREIDLREFALQGMQLHGRLKTIHRGRLEFWDDLQQNLDQADAVAESIKNTIDRFIETHQIDAPTEPPYQPVWQPESPALSLALDEANIGAVVWCTGYHADFSWVDVPVFDGKGYPGHDRGVTSVRGLYFLGLPWLYTWGSGRFSGIARDATYLADYITTRQKTAHANDWSIVNEFLLGS